The Solibacillus daqui genome has a segment encoding these proteins:
- a CDS encoding DUF7010 family protein yields MTQTSKTIPRSAVHGTAFGVFFMAFFGTLWAYTGIMGLQGWGVPLLLVATVTIGIALFIGGVSLLRASRELTEQVSKTDLKRGKRMMFWFNIIFTAEGLAIAITIAVCNATRHTELIPVLIAIIVGVHFIPLAPLFQVRLYYFTGALLCLLAIITLLFVPAKVTLGEHQINAFMSVVGFGSALILWATGLAIWLMGKRLLGIVPK; encoded by the coding sequence GTGACACAAACATCAAAAACTATTCCTAGATCCGCAGTACACGGAACGGCATTTGGTGTATTTTTCATGGCGTTTTTCGGTACTCTGTGGGCGTACACAGGAATTATGGGATTGCAAGGCTGGGGAGTTCCATTGTTGTTAGTTGCTACTGTTACCATAGGTATAGCTCTGTTCATCGGCGGTGTTTCATTATTACGTGCATCGCGAGAATTAACGGAACAAGTTTCAAAAACAGATTTAAAGCGTGGGAAACGTATGATGTTTTGGTTTAACATTATTTTCACGGCAGAGGGTTTGGCTATAGCAATTACGATTGCTGTCTGTAACGCTACTCGTCACACTGAACTTATACCTGTCTTAATAGCTATTATTGTCGGTGTTCATTTTATCCCATTAGCCCCTTTATTTCAAGTTAGACTCTATTATTTTACAGGTGCACTCCTTTGTTTACTTGCTATTATTACATTACTGTTTGTGCCTGCGAAGGTTACACTAGGGGAACATCAAATAAATGCATTTATGTCTGTGGTAGGCTTTGGCTCTGCCCTGATCTTGTGGGCAACTGGTCTGGCAATATGGTTAATGGGTAAAAGGTTGCTAGGTATCGTCCCGAAATAA
- a CDS encoding TetR/AcrR family transcriptional regulator — protein sequence MELRGERREEILNAALKVFSRRAMVASKISEIAKEANLSYGLMYHYFKSKEEIFTLLVQRAAESSVQIIEKARHQEGTPLGKIKWNTDQILQSLSEGKQILLFLIMIQASTSDTITEEVKQLLTSKEFKSPFSSLLPLIIEGQQCNEIIQENPLKLAVSYYAFIQGFAINKLQWAECPIPEAELIIKIFK from the coding sequence TTGGAACTGCGCGGGGAAAGACGTGAAGAAATATTAAATGCTGCATTAAAGGTATTTTCAAGAAGAGCAATGGTTGCATCAAAAATCAGTGAGATAGCTAAAGAAGCCAACTTAAGTTACGGGCTAATGTACCATTATTTTAAATCAAAGGAAGAAATATTTACGCTTTTAGTCCAACGTGCTGCGGAAAGTTCTGTTCAGATTATAGAAAAGGCACGTCATCAAGAAGGCACACCATTAGGGAAAATTAAATGGAATACAGATCAGATTCTCCAAAGTTTATCGGAGGGGAAACAAATCTTATTATTTTTAATTATGATACAAGCTAGTACATCTGACACTATTACTGAAGAAGTGAAGCAACTTTTAACTTCAAAGGAATTCAAATCGCCATTTAGTAGCTTATTACCTCTAATCATAGAGGGACAACAGTGCAATGAAATTATTCAAGAGAATCCACTAAAACTAGCCGTCAGTTACTATGCTTTTATTCAAGGTTTTGCCATTAATAAGTTGCAGTGGGCTGAATGTCCGATTCCAGAAGCTGAATTGATCATTAAAATATTTAAATAA
- a CDS encoding AraC family transcriptional regulator: MNVKIEKIPAYLIAYIRQIGPYGINNVQTMEKLKEWAKSNHIFNDESIILGIAQDNPETTKPENCRYDTCIVVSNDYSVTDGNVREGNIAGGKYAVFKINHTAEAVQKAWIEIFPELSRQGYQFDEARPILERYVVKMVNNHLCEICVPIK; the protein is encoded by the coding sequence ATGAATGTCAAAATTGAAAAGATTCCAGCATATCTGATTGCTTACATAAGGCAGATTGGCCCTTATGGAATTAACAATGTGCAAACAATGGAAAAGTTAAAAGAATGGGCAAAATCTAACCACATATTTAATGACGAATCAATAATTCTTGGAATTGCTCAGGATAATCCTGAAACTACTAAACCCGAAAACTGTCGTTATGATACCTGCATAGTTGTTTCAAACGACTATTCAGTAACTGATGGCAATGTAAGAGAAGGAAATATTGCTGGAGGAAAATATGCTGTTTTTAAAATTAATCATACAGCAGAAGCAGTTCAGAAAGCGTGGATTGAAATTTTTCCAGAGTTATCAAGACAAGGATATCAATTTGATGAAGCAAGACCAATCCTCGAAAGGTATGTAGTCAAAATGGTTAATAATCATCTTTGTGAAATCTGCGTACCTATAAAATAA
- a CDS encoding serine hydrolase domain-containing protein has protein sequence MKIFKVIFKISLIILCYTIFLPTTLVSANQDIEKVLDSYIESYLEEYKVPGASIAIIQNNEVFYTKSWGITGESEEQVTTETPFTIGSISKSLTGLAIMKLIDENMMELDDPVQKHIPWFELEDKQEVAQITIKHLLTQSSGFSTYTGLSISDKESLDFDSIKKSVESLSNVNLTALPGEKYQYSNANFLILGALIEEVTNQTYAEYMEQNVFKPLGMNRAAADYETAYEKGYLSGYQSWFGLPLKSSVTYDNGGAPYGYITASVEDLVQYIKFLSGKDFNDFLSDHIMNQYLTPHIQTGENRYYGLGIRISNPDSQDKMIWHSGSTPDSHAEMFYIPSTDWGGVILTNKNNQLEEEGLYYLKTGIINILNGEQPVDIPKNTPTIQFASLGFICMLFVLFIYLLLKLKSKKIRKNGLWAILGFFCLILSAILVPVLLKFVGSPWHAIEMFSPDLAFLTIITVTLLAFNGLLAIRVSFKKLKDSF, from the coding sequence ATGAAAATATTCAAAGTAATATTCAAAATTAGTTTAATCATTTTATGTTATACAATATTTCTTCCTACAACGCTAGTTTCAGCAAACCAAGATATTGAGAAGGTGCTAGACTCCTATATCGAATCGTATTTAGAAGAATATAAAGTTCCTGGGGCATCGATTGCTATTATTCAAAACAATGAAGTTTTTTATACAAAATCGTGGGGGATAACAGGAGAATCGGAGGAACAGGTCACGACAGAAACTCCTTTTACAATAGGCTCTATCAGCAAATCATTAACAGGTTTAGCCATCATGAAGCTAATTGATGAGAATATGATGGAACTTGATGATCCAGTTCAAAAGCATATTCCTTGGTTCGAGCTAGAAGATAAACAAGAAGTAGCTCAAATAACTATCAAACATTTACTTACCCAATCGAGTGGGTTTAGTACGTATACAGGGTTATCAATCTCAGACAAAGAATCTTTAGATTTTGATTCAATAAAGAAAAGTGTAGAGAGTCTATCAAACGTTAACCTTACTGCATTACCTGGAGAAAAATATCAATATAGTAATGCCAATTTTTTAATTCTTGGAGCACTTATTGAAGAAGTTACTAATCAAACATATGCAGAGTACATGGAACAAAATGTGTTTAAACCTTTAGGAATGAATAGAGCAGCAGCAGATTATGAGACAGCTTATGAAAAGGGATATTTAAGTGGGTATCAGTCATGGTTCGGATTACCTCTGAAAAGTTCCGTAACATATGATAATGGAGGAGCACCTTATGGATATATTACTGCAAGTGTTGAAGATCTAGTCCAATACATCAAATTTCTAAGTGGGAAAGATTTCAATGATTTTTTAAGTGATCATATAATGAATCAATATTTAACTCCACATATTCAAACAGGTGAAAACCGTTATTATGGATTAGGAATAAGAATATCTAATCCAGACTCTCAGGATAAAATGATATGGCATTCAGGCTCAACACCTGATTCTCATGCAGAGATGTTTTATATTCCGAGTACCGACTGGGGTGGAGTAATTCTTACAAATAAAAATAATCAGTTAGAAGAAGAAGGATTATACTACCTTAAAACCGGTATTATAAATATTTTAAATGGGGAGCAACCAGTTGATATTCCAAAAAATACGCCAACAATTCAATTCGCTAGCCTTGGGTTTATTTGTATGCTGTTTGTGTTATTCATTTATTTACTATTAAAATTAAAGTCAAAAAAAATACGCAAAAATGGTTTGTGGGCTATCTTGGGTTTTTTTTGCTTAATTTTATCAGCTATTCTTGTTCCAGTATTATTGAAATTTGTGGGGTCACCATGGCATGCAATCGAAATGTTTTCACCTGATTTAGCGTTCCTAACAATCATAACGGTTACATTATTGGCATTTAACGGCTTGTTGGCGATAAGAGTATCATTTAAGAAATTAAAGGACAGCTTTTAA
- a CDS encoding NAD(P)-dependent alcohol dehydrogenase → MLNHFHFTFHSSSALVDKGNIKAGDRVLIRGAGGVGIFAIQIAKALGAHVTVLASKTTMDAVINYGADEVFDYRKTSPEELELFDIIFDSAGKELKAFRKKLKPDGKLLTIAFDAEKPIRGLFSVLLSARYRQHRTRLVIAFPNRKNHTHLAQLVNNGEIVPVINSIYPMEQIVEAHRHAENRGILGEIIIIIP, encoded by the coding sequence ATATTAAATCACTTTCATTTTACCTTTCACTCGTCAAGTGCTCTAGTAGATAAAGGGAACATAAAAGCTGGTGATCGAGTCCTTATACGTGGTGCAGGAGGTGTCGGTATTTTCGCCATACAGATTGCAAAAGCACTAGGAGCACATGTTACAGTACTCGCTTCAAAAACTACCATGGATGCAGTAATAAATTATGGTGCAGATGAAGTATTCGACTATCGCAAAACATCACCTGAAGAACTCGAGTTGTTTGATATCATCTTTGATTCAGCAGGAAAAGAACTTAAAGCATTTAGAAAGAAACTTAAACCAGATGGAAAATTGCTCACAATTGCATTTGATGCTGAAAAACCAATAAGAGGTCTATTCAGTGTTCTTCTTTCTGCACGGTACAGACAGCACCGAACTCGTTTGGTAATTGCATTTCCTAATCGTAAAAACCACACACACCTTGCACAGTTAGTCAATAATGGTGAAATAGTTCCCGTCATCAATTCCATCTATCCAATGGAGCAAATTGTTGAAGCTCATCGACATGCTGAAAATCGTGGTATTTTAGGGGAAATTATTATTATTATACCTTAG
- a CDS encoding cysteine hydrolase family protein, giving the protein MNQALLVIDAQQELIDGNEKEKAVFNQSTLLDNINSVIKKAMVSNSLVVFIRDKDVAEGSGEGFEIHQDIDIPAKATIFDKEATNSFYGTPLLEFLQDNQIMHLVVMGCKTEYCIDTAVRMATVSGFDVTLVEDGHSTTDSQSLTAEQIINHHNEILHGHYNVDNFSMVRKAAENLFQPTHNEYR; this is encoded by the coding sequence TTGAACCAGGCATTATTAGTAATCGATGCACAACAAGAATTGATTGATGGTAACGAAAAAGAAAAAGCCGTTTTTAATCAGTCTACTCTGCTAGATAATATTAATTCAGTGATAAAAAAGGCAATGGTTTCAAATAGTTTAGTCGTTTTCATAAGAGACAAAGATGTTGCTGAAGGAAGTGGTGAGGGTTTCGAGATTCATCAGGATATTGATATTCCAGCAAAGGCAACGATATTTGATAAAGAGGCGACGAATTCTTTTTACGGGACGCCATTATTGGAATTTTTACAAGATAACCAGATTATGCATCTTGTTGTGATGGGATGCAAGACAGAGTATTGTATTGATACAGCAGTTAGAATGGCAACCGTAAGTGGTTTTGATGTCACGCTTGTGGAGGATGGTCATTCAACGACGGATTCTCAATCTTTAACAGCCGAGCAGATTATTAATCATCATAATGAAATCCTTCATGGGCATTATAATGTTGATAATTTTTCAATGGTTAGAAAAGCTGCCGAGAATTTATTTCAACCTACTCATAATGAGTATCGCTAG
- a CDS encoding GNAT family N-acetyltransferase, with protein MYTDNKTVLKLVEFDKYDVLGLVELSTSVGWDYDEYEIRTVMSSGKIYGHKNAVGKIVSSAAIIPYDTDLASIGMVIVNEEYRGLGLGKKATQECIDSVSQNTSIMLISTEDGKPLYENLGFITVDSVHKYLSDNYIPTKLFNNPQEITLEKYQEKDINEIIELDSAAFGDKRRKLLLNRINQSKQCLVVRNLKGKIIGFGLSILGPVNLLIGPIVAPDSQTAALIIDGLVLNHQGKLRIDVTSSTDELMLFLEKSGFIKVSNPPIMIKNSIKMPHRNKELFAIAAQIFG; from the coding sequence ATGTATACAGACAATAAAACAGTATTAAAATTAGTGGAATTTGATAAATATGATGTCTTAGGCTTAGTAGAACTTTCTACATCAGTCGGCTGGGATTATGATGAATATGAAATTAGAACTGTTATGTCATCTGGTAAAATATACGGTCATAAAAATGCTGTGGGGAAAATTGTTTCGAGTGCTGCAATAATACCTTATGATACTGATTTAGCTTCAATCGGTATGGTTATTGTAAATGAAGAATATAGAGGTTTAGGCTTAGGGAAGAAGGCTACTCAGGAGTGTATAGACAGTGTTTCTCAAAATACCTCAATAATGTTAATTTCAACTGAGGATGGAAAACCTTTATATGAAAACTTGGGTTTTATTACTGTCGATTCTGTACATAAATATTTAAGTGATAATTATATTCCAACTAAATTGTTTAATAATCCTCAAGAAATTACCTTAGAGAAATACCAAGAGAAAGATATTAATGAAATTATTGAATTAGATTCTGCTGCATTTGGTGATAAGAGGAGAAAATTACTTCTTAACAGGATAAATCAATCAAAACAATGTTTAGTTGTTAGAAATCTAAAGGGGAAAATTATTGGATTTGGATTATCCATATTAGGTCCAGTAAATCTATTAATAGGACCTATTGTAGCACCAGATTCACAAACAGCTGCTTTAATAATCGATGGGTTAGTTCTTAATCATCAAGGAAAGTTAAGGATTGATGTGACATCCAGTACTGACGAGTTAATGTTGTTCTTGGAGAAAAGTGGATTTATTAAAGTTAGTAATCCTCCGATAATGATAAAGAACTCTATTAAAATGCCACATAGGAATAAAGAGTTGTTTGCTATTGCTGCACAAATCTTTGGTTAG
- a CDS encoding GNAT family N-acetyltransferase has protein sequence MKIKTDRLLIVPCTAESYNAFSDKYEMGPHIEMHLEELKNDIKSIGWGVWFVIHCDSNLVIGDVGFKGKPNDQKTVEIGYGINSDYQNNGFATEAVNGIKDWALSSNQVDKIVAECAEENVASIRVLEKIGMSRTYSKDGFIYWENPQRVDS, from the coding sequence TTGAAAATCAAAACTGATCGTTTGTTAATCGTTCCTTGTACTGCGGAAAGCTATAATGCTTTTTCTGATAAGTATGAAATGGGGCCACACATTGAAATGCATTTAGAGGAGTTAAAAAATGATATTAAATCTATCGGTTGGGGCGTTTGGTTTGTCATTCACTGTGACAGCAACTTAGTTATAGGAGATGTGGGTTTTAAAGGGAAACCAAACGATCAAAAGACTGTAGAAATAGGTTATGGAATTAATTCTGATTATCAAAATAATGGTTTTGCAACAGAAGCTGTAAATGGTATTAAGGATTGGGCCCTTTCTTCCAACCAGGTTGATAAAATAGTCGCGGAGTGTGCTGAAGAGAATGTAGCGTCAATAAGAGTCCTTGAAAAGATAGGAATGAGTCGAACTTATTCTAAGGATGGCTTTATATACTGGGAAAACCCACAAAGAGTAGATAGTTAA
- a CDS encoding GNAT family N-acetyltransferase codes for MTVHSNFPNLETDRLILRNVGKEDIDFIYRLFSNEKVCEFLYDEELFTTRKEATEFVEWNSNPEEKGFNRWILVEKNNYQQIGTCGFHCWDRTNNIAEIGYDLWHEYWGQGYMKEGVISVIESGFNNMALNRINAFVALENVNSIKLLEKLGFKNEGVYRDKHLFRGNYYDHYSFSLLKRDWNQIKG; via the coding sequence TTGACTGTACATAGTAATTTCCCTAATTTAGAAACTGACAGATTGATTTTGCGGAATGTGGGAAAAGAGGATATTGACTTTATTTATCGACTCTTCAGCAACGAAAAAGTATGTGAATTTTTATATGATGAAGAATTGTTTACGACTAGAAAAGAAGCTACAGAGTTTGTTGAATGGAATTCAAATCCCGAAGAAAAGGGATTTAATCGGTGGATATTAGTAGAAAAAAATAATTATCAACAAATTGGAACGTGTGGATTTCATTGTTGGGACAGGACGAACAATATAGCGGAGATCGGCTATGATTTATGGCACGAATATTGGGGACAGGGATATATGAAAGAGGGAGTGATAAGTGTTATTGAAAGTGGCTTTAATAATATGGCACTGAATAGAATTAACGCATTTGTAGCTTTGGAAAATGTCAATTCTATAAAATTATTAGAAAAGCTAGGATTTAAGAATGAAGGGGTTTACAGAGATAAGCATTTATTTCGAGGTAATTATTATGACCACTACTCTTTTTCTTTGTTAAAAAGAGATTGGAATCAAATCAAAGGTTAA
- a CDS encoding DUF3953 domain-containing protein has product MEAKKFDILMLFQFLFAVLVILIGIYGKVTENYNLLPLMLILLSVTLFIMGLREYKRTQNLLWGTICLCISLYIFFVAVEGIMFN; this is encoded by the coding sequence ATGGAAGCAAAAAAATTTGACATTTTAATGTTATTTCAATTTCTTTTTGCAGTTCTTGTTATATTAATTGGTATTTACGGCAAGGTTACGGAAAACTACAACTTACTACCATTGATGTTAATACTTCTAAGTGTAACGTTATTTATAATGGGTTTACGAGAATATAAAAGAACTCAGAATTTATTGTGGGGTACTATCTGTTTATGCATTTCGTTATACATTTTTTTCGTTGCAGTTGAAGGCATTATGTTTAATTAA
- a CDS encoding type 1 glutamine amidotransferase family protein: MQTKKVYLYVINTMSDWEYGYLIAELNSGRYFKKDLAPLKVVTVGANKKMITTMGGLSIKPDISPDECKLESKDLLILPGGTTWREDIHQPILKKIGEALKLGTIVAAICGATEALANMGYLDSRKHTSNDLEYIKMVCPNYKGEKFYEMRPAVSGENLITASGVAPLEFTMEVLKKLDVFAPDTLHSWYNLNKTHKPEYFFQLMNSINS; this comes from the coding sequence ATGCAAACAAAAAAAGTTTATCTTTATGTTATTAATACAATGTCAGACTGGGAATATGGATATTTAATTGCTGAACTAAACTCAGGAAGATATTTCAAAAAAGATTTAGCACCTTTAAAAGTAGTTACAGTAGGAGCTAATAAAAAAATGATTACTACGATGGGAGGACTAAGCATAAAACCAGATATTTCCCCTGATGAATGTAAACTTGAAAGTAAGGATCTTTTAATTTTACCTGGAGGAACTACTTGGAGAGAAGATATTCATCAACCTATCTTAAAAAAAATTGGCGAAGCTTTAAAGCTTGGTACTATTGTTGCTGCAATTTGTGGTGCAACTGAGGCCCTTGCGAATATGGGATACTTAGATTCTAGAAAACACACAAGCAATGACTTAGAGTATATTAAAATGGTCTGTCCTAATTATAAAGGAGAAAAATTTTATGAGATGAGACCTGCGGTATCTGGTGAGAATTTGATTACTGCATCAGGAGTAGCACCTCTAGAATTTACGATGGAAGTACTGAAAAAATTAGATGTATTTGCACCCGACACATTACATTCATGGTATAACCTAAATAAGACTCATAAACCTGAATACTTCTTCCAGTTAATGAATTCAATAAATAGCTGA
- a CDS encoding CPBP family intramembrane glutamic endopeptidase, with the protein MRIHNQNMKFWCLFTSPFFIILLGFLTATTFTHFIGEWAWIPLAIVYWSLLGLSIWTFKGNKNLGDWFQKSKKAPFWVTITMLFGMFPLTILIMNYHMFNSVWLIFYWLLFAIINPWFEEYYWRGVLFDGLLTKFPKWFAILYTTILFVISHPLMWGVFSYANKSYHLYIYLSVAGIVWSITYLKTKSLRFVILSHLIVDIGNLSVLTFLNIYLPPSM; encoded by the coding sequence ATGAGGATACATAATCAAAATATGAAATTTTGGTGTTTGTTCACCTCACCATTTTTCATTATATTATTAGGCTTTTTGACAGCAACAACTTTTACCCATTTTATTGGTGAATGGGCTTGGATTCCTCTAGCGATAGTATATTGGAGTTTGCTTGGTCTTTCTATCTGGACTTTTAAAGGCAACAAAAATCTAGGTGATTGGTTTCAAAAGTCAAAGAAGGCTCCTTTTTGGGTAACAATAACAATGCTATTCGGTATGTTTCCTTTAACTATTCTTATAATGAATTACCATATGTTTAATTCAGTTTGGTTGATTTTCTATTGGCTCCTATTTGCAATAATTAATCCTTGGTTTGAGGAATACTATTGGCGAGGTGTCCTATTCGATGGCTTATTAACTAAATTCCCTAAATGGTTTGCGATTCTATATACAACTATACTGTTTGTTATTAGCCATCCATTAATGTGGGGAGTATTTTCTTATGCAAATAAGTCTTATCATTTGTATATCTATTTATCAGTAGCTGGTATAGTGTGGTCAATTACATATCTAAAAACGAAAAGTTTGCGTTTTGTTATTTTATCTCATTTAATTGTAGATATAGGGAATTTGAGTGTTCTAACTTTCTTAAATATATACCTACCACCTTCGATGTAA
- a CDS encoding cysteine peptidase family C39 domain-containing protein: MFIIRTVILWAVISISINAYLMTLPIPTFRKRDYPPNYLIQQNNRIDFQKNTECAAFSTAYLLRHFGIEAKGESLYTHFPCKTKAGNVYPKGIRKILREKGFKTIYYKGNIHTLKYEVSKGTPVIVFIKVHKGRNNLHFVPVVGYDEEYIYLSESLGHLVNCDDDNKKYNRKVPIKEFQKLWNVKRIHMLLYSNTYIAVDVT; encoded by the coding sequence ATGTTTATTATTAGAACCGTTATTTTATGGGCTGTTATATCAATTAGTATTAATGCATATTTAATGACATTACCTATACCTACTTTCCGCAAAAGAGATTATCCACCTAATTACCTTATTCAACAAAACAATCGAATAGATTTTCAAAAAAACACGGAATGTGCAGCATTTTCAACAGCGTATCTATTACGTCATTTTGGTATAGAAGCTAAGGGAGAATCGTTATATACACATTTCCCTTGTAAAACAAAAGCAGGAAATGTGTATCCAAAGGGAATTCGTAAAATATTAAGAGAAAAAGGCTTTAAAACAATTTACTATAAAGGGAATATACATACATTAAAGTACGAAGTTAGTAAAGGAACGCCTGTAATTGTTTTTATTAAAGTTCATAAGGGACGTAATAATTTGCATTTTGTCCCCGTTGTAGGCTACGACGAAGAGTATATTTACCTTTCAGAATCGTTAGGGCACCTGGTGAATTGTGACGATGACAATAAAAAATATAATCGAAAAGTTCCAATTAAGGAATTTCAAAAATTGTGGAATGTAAAGAGAATCCACATGCTTCTTTATAGCAATACTTACATAGCTGTAGACGTCACGTAG
- the abc-f gene encoding ribosomal protection-like ABC-F family protein: MENISFELKNINVQFLEKDILTIPHLAVHQFDRIGIVGKNGAGKSTLLKLLAGELNPQQGSVSTHVDFYYFEQTNHALVQDNLDVALQHKLHAVDPYSGGEHTRLKLAQAFSHYYEAILLDEPTTHLDKDGIRFLQTQFDYYYGAILLISHDRSILDALVTTIWEIDEGKITVYSGNYSDYEAQKELEIQQLHAAYDKYMHEKAHLEKASADKMKKAAKITQSNTKSKKELNTKANRMIETKSKGTSQKSVHRAAKAIEKRIEQLQVVEQVKETMSIQFHQSKALELHNKFPIMIQNISLAIDGKFLLQQAQLHVGLRDKIALIGPNGSGKSTLFQAIVDGHESIDVSPKVKMGIFSQLAYQSLPNETVGHFLNSRSDYSDTFIRSVLHHMQFKHTDLQKQISVLSGGERIRLLLSELFIGRYNVLLLDEPTNFLDIATRKALANFIHEYDGTIIFVSHDEYFVEHVATRIVEIKEQSLIEK, from the coding sequence ATGGAAAACATTAGCTTTGAGCTTAAAAATATAAATGTACAATTTTTAGAAAAGGATATCTTAACTATTCCACATTTAGCCGTTCATCAATTCGACCGTATTGGTATTGTTGGAAAAAATGGTGCTGGTAAAAGCACATTATTAAAACTATTAGCCGGAGAACTAAATCCACAGCAAGGTAGTGTATCTACCCATGTCGATTTTTATTATTTTGAGCAAACGAACCATGCACTTGTGCAAGATAATTTAGATGTAGCACTTCAGCATAAATTACATGCGGTTGATCCTTATAGTGGTGGTGAACACACGCGTCTGAAGCTCGCACAGGCATTTAGCCATTACTATGAAGCAATATTACTCGATGAACCGACAACCCATTTAGATAAAGACGGCATACGCTTTTTACAGACACAATTTGACTATTATTACGGGGCCATTCTCTTAATTAGCCATGATCGCTCGATACTAGATGCACTTGTCACAACAATTTGGGAAATTGATGAAGGCAAAATTACTGTTTATAGCGGTAATTACTCAGATTATGAGGCACAAAAGGAGCTTGAAATACAGCAGCTGCATGCCGCATACGATAAATACATGCATGAAAAAGCACATCTGGAAAAGGCTTCAGCTGATAAAATGAAAAAAGCTGCAAAAATCACACAATCAAATACTAAGTCGAAGAAAGAATTAAATACAAAGGCGAACCGTATGATTGAAACAAAATCTAAGGGAACGAGCCAAAAATCAGTGCATCGTGCAGCAAAAGCGATTGAAAAGCGCATTGAACAGTTACAGGTTGTCGAGCAAGTTAAAGAAACCATGTCCATTCAATTCCATCAATCAAAAGCATTAGAGCTTCATAATAAATTTCCGATTATGATTCAAAATATTTCACTAGCTATCGATGGGAAATTTCTATTACAACAAGCTCAGTTACATGTTGGTTTACGAGATAAAATTGCCTTGATTGGTCCAAACGGTAGTGGAAAATCTACACTATTCCAAGCAATCGTCGATGGACATGAAAGCATTGATGTATCACCAAAAGTGAAAATGGGTATCTTTTCACAGCTTGCTTATCAAAGCCTACCTAATGAAACGGTTGGGCATTTTTTAAACTCTAGAAGCGATTATAGTGATACTTTTATTCGTAGTGTGCTACATCATATGCAATTTAAGCATACTGATTTACAAAAACAAATTTCTGTTTTAAGTGGTGGAGAACGTATTCGTTTACTTTTAAGTGAATTATTTATAGGTCGCTATAATGTCCTCTTGCTAGACGAGCCAACAAACTTTTTAGATATCGCCACAAGGAAAGCACTCGCTAACTTTATACATGAATACGACGGCACAATTATATTCGTTTCACATGATGAATATTTTGTCGAACATGTTGCAACTCGAATTGTGGAAATCAAGGAGCAATCGTTAATAGAGAAGTAA
- a CDS encoding cupin domain-containing protein — protein sequence MEFYKFSKDSGKKISKFNSNFIMSRVIQTDKATNIGYMHLDENGVVGYHQAVVSQLLVIITGEGYVRNDKEEYFKVQSGDAVFWEKDEWHETKSDKGLTAIVIESVELNPSLFMSLKK from the coding sequence ATGGAGTTTTATAAATTTAGTAAAGATAGTGGTAAGAAGATTTCAAAATTTAATTCAAATTTTATTATGTCTCGTGTTATTCAAACAGATAAAGCAACTAATATAGGATATATGCACTTAGATGAAAATGGCGTTGTAGGGTACCATCAAGCAGTAGTATCTCAACTTTTGGTAATAATAACAGGAGAAGGGTATGTTCGTAATGATAAAGAAGAATATTTTAAAGTTCAGTCTGGAGATGCTGTATTTTGGGAAAAAGATGAATGGCATGAAACGAAATCAGATAAAGGATTAACTGCTATTGTAATAGAAAGTGTTGAGTTAAATCCTTCCTTATTTATGTCATTAAAGAAATAG